In Streptomyces sp. NBC_01231, the sequence TGCCGGTGGCGCCGGTGAGCTGCATGTCGGTGAACGCGTAGTACACGCAGTACGCGATGGGGCCCGCCAGGAAGACGGCCAGCAGGACCACGGACGGGAGCATCGGCAGGCCGCGCAGCAGGGAGCGGACGGCAGCGGGGGGCGCCCCGCCGGGCCGGTGGTGGTCACCGGCCTTGCGGGGCGCTGACGTCAGTGCGGTCACGAGGCGCCCTTGACCGTCTTGTCGTCGCCGACGGCGGCCTTCACATCGCTGTCGAAGCCGGCCGCGGCCTTGTCGGGCGACGCCTGGCCGGTGGTCACCGACTCCATGGCCTTCTGGATCGCGGTCGAGACCTGGTTGTAGGCCGGCAGCCCGGGCCGGAAGTGGGTGTAGCGCACCAGGTCCGTGAAGAACTTGTTGGTCGGAACAGAGTTGACGTACGTCGGGTCGCTCGAGGCGTCCGTACGGACGGCGATGCTGGCGTTCTGGGCGTTCCACTGCGCGTGGTTGGCCTTCGTCTCCAGCGTGGTGAGGAACTTGAACGCCAGATCCGGGTTCTTGGCCTTCGCCGGGACCGACCAGGCCCAGCCGCCGGACATGCTGGTCTTGCCGGGGGCCTGGCCGTTCTGGGTGGGCATCGCGGCGGTGCCTATCACCGTCTGCCAGTCACTCCACGGCTTGGCGCTGCTCGCACCCCAGTTGTTGGGCATCCAGGAGCCGTCGATGTCGATCGCGAGCTTGCCCTCGGGGATCAGCTCGGTGCCGACGGCGGTGCCGAAGTTGGCGCCGAGTGCCTGGTCCACCGGAGGGCCGAGTTTGTCGCCGTACACCGTGTGGACGAAGGACAGCGCGTCCTTGAAGGCCTTGCTGCCCACCACCCACTTCTTCTGGCTCGCGTCGTACAGCGACTTGTCGCCCGCCGGGGTGCCGTACAGCAGCATCTCGAAGCCCTGCATCGAGGACGCCTCGCCGCCGGCCGTGCCGGTGTAGAGGTTCATGGGGATGACGTCGGGCAGCTTGGCCTTGAGCTTCCTGGCGGTGCTGAGGATGTCGTCCCAGGTCTTCGGCTGCCAGGGCACGGAGATCCCGGCCTTGGCGAACAGCTGCTTGTTGTACCAGATCCCGCGGGTGTCGGTGCCGTCCGGGACGCCGTACGTCTTGCCGTCCGAGGCACCGCGCGCCGCGACCTTGGCGGCGGAGGCGAACTGCGACCAGTCGCTCCAGCCGGCGAGGTAGGAGTCGAGGGGCTTGAGGTAGCCGCTCGCGATGTCGGAGTTGATCAGCGCGGTGTCCTCGTAGACGAGGTCGGGGGCGGTCGCGGGGGACCGCATCATGAGCTGGACCTTGGTGTAGTAGTCGTTCTCGGAGGCGGTGACCGGGACGAGGGTCACCTTGGTGCCGGGGTTGGCCTTGGTGAACTGCTTCACCATCGAGGCGAGGTGGTTGGCCTGGAGCTTGTTCTTGCTGTCCAGGTTCTGCCAGTAGACGACCTTGATCGATTTTGCGGTGCTCTCGGCAGAGCCGGAACCGCAGCCCGAGGCGGTCAGAGCAGTGGCGGTGGTGAGGACTGCGGCAACGATGAGTCTCGAACGCACGGTGGTTCCTCCGGAACGCGAAACCTGAGGGGAAAACCTTGGGAAAGCCGCGACTGAGGCGTGGGCTGCGGGCAGTTCG encodes:
- a CDS encoding extracellular solute-binding protein, encoding MRSRLIVAAVLTTATALTASGCGSGSAESTAKSIKVVYWQNLDSKNKLQANHLASMVKQFTKANPGTKVTLVPVTASENDYYTKVQLMMRSPATAPDLVYEDTALINSDIASGYLKPLDSYLAGWSDWSQFASAAKVAARGASDGKTYGVPDGTDTRGIWYNKQLFAKAGISVPWQPKTWDDILSTARKLKAKLPDVIPMNLYTGTAGGEASSMQGFEMLLYGTPAGDKSLYDASQKKWVVGSKAFKDALSFVHTVYGDKLGPPVDQALGANFGTAVGTELIPEGKLAIDIDGSWMPNNWGASSAKPWSDWQTVIGTAAMPTQNGQAPGKTSMSGGWAWSVPAKAKNPDLAFKFLTTLETKANHAQWNAQNASIAVRTDASSDPTYVNSVPTNKFFTDLVRYTHFRPGLPAYNQVSTAIQKAMESVTTGQASPDKAAAGFDSDVKAAVGDDKTVKGAS